In the genome of Pelorhabdus rhamnosifermentans, the window TGCACTGCCGTCACAGTTTCTTATGCATTTTTAACATAATATGTTGGTCCTCTAAATAAAAAAGGCCCATCCCCCCATGATCTGACCCCAAAAAGTTAGACAAAAATTGATATTAAGCAACTAACAAGGATTGAATCCTGTATTGTACAGGACTCAGTCCTTTTAGTTTGCTCTTAATCCGTTTGTTGTTATAGTAATCAATATATTTTTCTAGTTCAATCCTAAATTCGTCCATAGAGCTAAACTCCCTCAGATAAAGCAGTTCTGATTTTAATAAGCCAAAGAAGTTTTCCATTATGGAATTATCTAAACAGTTCCCTTTTCTGGACATACTTTGCCGTATTCCCTTTTTCTTTAGGCGAAAATGGTACTGCTTATGTTGATAATCGACTAAAGAAAAGGGATTTCTCCCTTTTCCTCGTCTAAGAACCGTACGTGAGAGTTTCCCGCTCATACGGCTCAAGCATTTCTTCACCATTTCTGGCGGCAAACAGTGATTTTAATTTCATCTTTCTTTTCATAAAATACTCTTCGTGTATGAAGGGATTTTTAGAAATCTGTAATTTAGGGTGCCGGATGATTTCTATCCTTCTTAGATTTATAAGGCTATATTCATCCGACATGAACAGCCATCTCTTACCATTCTTTTCATGCCAGTATTTATTCAATCTCCACCATCTATTTTTATTGGGATGGCGGTGCTTTGCCCATTGTTGCAGTAATAGATACAGGGTGTTGTTGGTATAGGAAAAGGCTTGACTTGCTACTACGTGTCTGTGATAGTTTGACCAACCTCTGATGATTTGATTTAATCTGCGGATTAAATCAAATTGACTGATTGCTTTTCCTTCTTTCAGAATGATGGTAGCACATTTTCTGACCAGAGTTTTTATTGAGTTTTTCGATGGTTTGACAATCAATTTCCCCTTAAACTTTCGAAATGTCCAACCAAGAAAGTCGAAACCTTTATCTATATGCGTAATCGTCGTTTTCTCTTCGGATAGAGTTAGACCGCGGATTTTAAGAAATTGACTAACAATGTCTTTGATTTCTTCCGCTATTTCTTTTGTGTTTGCGGTAATGATA includes:
- a CDS encoding reverse transcriptase domain-containing protein, which translates into the protein MEKKGKNKKRPLGIPTMYDRAMQTLYALALEPIAETTGDHISFGFRKGRSAKDACEQIFCVLARNCSPTWILEGDIKGCFDNINHDWLQENIPMDKRIMKQFLKSGFIYEGNLFPANTGSPQGGAISSLYANMTLDGLEKLIQDKYHRNSKGKIENHYRAKTKVNLVRYADDFIITANTKEIAEEIKDIVSQFLKIRGLTLSEEKTTITHIDKGFDFLGWTFRKFKGKLIVKPSKNSIKTLVRKCATIILKEGKAISQFDLIRRLNQIIRGWSNYHRHVVASQAFSYTNNTLYLLLQQWAKHRHPNKNRWWRLNKYWHEKNGKRWLFMSDEYSLINLRRIEIIRHPKLQISKNPFIHEEYFMKRKMKLKSLFAARNGEEMLEPYERETLTYGS